One window from the genome of Bacteroidales bacterium encodes:
- the elbB gene encoding isoprenoid biosynthesis glyoxalase ElbB, protein MKKFAVILAGSGHLDGSEIHEAVMTLLAIDKLGASYTIFAPDINQYHVMNHYTKTEMKETRNVLIEAARIARGNIYPLSEFNAEKFDALVIPGGYGAAKNLCTYAIDGTEMKINADVEKALKAMKEKNKPIGALCIAPVILAKVFGNITVTIGTDPATAKHLEIMGAHNTGTGHGEVAVDEKNNIFTTPCYMLNARISDIAEGAENLIEKMLEKI, encoded by the coding sequence ATGAAAAAGTTTGCCGTTATTCTCGCAGGTTCTGGACACCTTGACGGTTCAGAAATACACGAAGCCGTCATGACATTACTCGCTATTGACAAGCTCGGAGCTTCTTATACTATTTTCGCTCCGGATATAAATCAGTATCATGTCATGAACCATTATACGAAAACAGAGATGAAAGAAACCCGCAATGTATTGATAGAAGCTGCACGCATTGCTCGAGGGAATATTTACCCATTGTCGGAATTTAATGCTGAAAAATTTGATGCACTTGTCATCCCCGGAGGTTATGGCGCTGCAAAAAACCTTTGCACTTATGCTATTGATGGCACAGAAATGAAAATAAATGCAGATGTTGAAAAAGCGTTGAAAGCCATGAAAGAAAAAAATAAACCGATAGGCGCATTGTGCATTGCCCCCGTGATACTTGCCAAGGTGTTTGGTAATATTACTGTTACTATTGGCACCGACCCGGCAACAGCAAAGCATTTGGAAATCATGGGGGCGCATAATACTGGCACGGGTCACGGGGAAGTGGCTGTGGATGAGAAAAATAATATTTTTACAACCCCTTGCTATATGTTGAATGCCAGAATTTCTGATATAGCCGAAGGAGCAGAAAATCTAATAGAGAAGATGTTAGAAAAGATCTGA